A region of the Acanthopagrus latus isolate v.2019 chromosome 18, fAcaLat1.1, whole genome shotgun sequence genome:
acaaaatctcaACGCACTCACATCTCATAAATTCCTCTTGATCCAGTTTCCCTCTATCTTGATTCCACTTTTATGACTCGGGGGGCATTTCATTgctttaaaagagggagcagaTGCTCcttatgttttgtttactgGGCACATACTTATCTCCAGTCCAAGCAATAATAACTGATTTTGGTTTCAGTATTGATTTTTGTCATGGAACCATATAGAGCCGGGAATATATGCTGAGCAAGAGAAGTGAGCATGGTCTGATGCTGTTAGGAGGAGATCGTCTGTGCAGGTGTGGAACAAAAACTGCATCGTTTTCTCTCAGAGATGATTTGTCTCAGGGAAGTCGTGTAATCTATATCACTTATTAAGTTATATAGTTAAGAGCAAATCTCAAATGATCCTTATAGCATGATGTATTAACTGAAGCAGGAATAAGGATTTTTACAAGAAACTACAAtatgtgttttgtattgtttcatttgCTTTGTCGGCTCGTCGCtgattcatttgaatgttttgtctcGGTTCACATTAAGGTTGTGCATCTGTTGGAAAACTTTAAttgaagaaaagagaaagatttcTCCTCGAGACACAGTAAACCTGAGGTGTTTCTGTCAGTAGATGGCAGCAGAAAACAATTAGTCACACTCAGACCGGCCCTCATCAGCATGCACAACGTACGCACTCACTGTAGGTTCCTGTTGAAAAAGGTATTTAAATTTCTCTGTTTGATTCCAAGTTGCCATCAAATCTAAAACTTGATTTATATTTTGGAACAATTCTTTCGGGTTTAGCTGATGTTGCACCCACCAATCAAGACCCAAATCAAATTATGTGTGTTGACATGACTGAAAGAGAGCTTTTGTAATTAATTACAGCGATAACTGAGACAGCAGAGatggaagaaattaaaatatctTCTTTCAACTGAAACCTGGTCTTTAGAACGATAAGCAAAGTGACAATATCCCTCTGGGTATAATAGGATATGACTATTCAGGAGTTTGGTTTCAGTGCCAAAGTGTTTTTCAACCTTTGCCTGTTTTTCTTGATTACTGTAATTTTACCTTTTCAGTGTGGGAGCTGTTGGGCATTCAGTGTGGTCGGTGCCGTGCAGTCCGTCCGTGCGATTGGCGGCTCGCAGCTGACACAACTCAGCGTGCAGCAGGTTTTGGATTGCTCCTTTCAAAACGCAGGCTGCAGCGGAGGCTCCCCAGTTCGTGCTCTGAATTGGTTGAAACAAGTATGTTGATATTTCTCAGGTCTTTAACAGTCTTCCAGTGAATAAACATGTAGATAATTCAATTGCACAGGAGATGTAGGGAGTATTTCTGTGCTCCAGTAATAACTGAGAGCTGTCGGGAGATGaatctgtgctgtttttttatttacaaaaaaaaaaaaaaaaaaggtaaagtaACATCATGTAATTTAATCAGAGAGATATTCAGTGGCAATAAGCAATAATAAGTCGGCTATGCTTAAAAATGAATTAGAAAACTGGCTCTGCCAAGGTctttaaaaacaagatgaaTGGATATTTTGTATTCAGATAACATTCTAAcgaaaatgaaatattttctgcCTAGACCAGAGTGAAGCTGGTTCCTCAGTCAGAGTATCCCTACAAGGCCGTGACGGGAATCTGCCATTTTTTCCCTCCGTCACATGGTGTTGTCGCCTTGAAGAACTTTACTGCACATGACTTCAGGTAAAAAGACATGTTTGTGCACGTTGTCCATGCAATAAAGGCTAAAAATTAACAACGCTATATTTGTGAAACCGCGTATGAAATTTTAATGTAGTTTTCACAACGTACcaaggacagaggagggggaCGGGGGATTGGACCTGCGCAGGGACAGACCAGTGTTTACTGTGTCAACACAGACTCAGTAGCACAGAGGCCGAAGTGATCGACCCGCAGTTACCTTGAGTTAAAGTGAATCAGATTATCTTTATTTGATATTGAACAGTGTTGTGACTTACAATCACATATGCgcatgttctgtttttgtttttttgaattaaAAGGTTTTAGTTTCTCAAAGCGTTACATTTATCAAACTAATATAAAACTCTAGATCCTATAAATGTTTCCATCCTTGTTGTAATATGtcccaagaaaacaaaacctgaaggaCAGGGGGACAGGAGGACTGGGGGACAGGAGGACTGGGGGACAGGGGGACAGGAGGACTGGGGGACAGGAGGACTgggggacaggaggacagaaggaCAGGGGGGCAGGAGGACTGGGGGACAGGAGGACTGGGGaacaggaggacaggaggactgGGGGACAGGGGGACAGGAGGACTgggggacaggaggacaggaggactgGGGGACTGGGGGACAGGCGGACAgggggacaggaggacaggaggacaggggGACAgggggacaggaggacaggggGACAGAAGGACAGGGGGACAGGAGGCCGGGGGGACGGGGGGACAgggggacaggaggacagaaggaCAGGAGGACTGGGGGACAgggggacaggaggacaggaggactgggggacaggaggacaggaggacagagggacaggaggacagagggacagGGGGACAgagggacaggaggacagagggacagggggacaggaggacagaaggacaggaggacaggaggacagggggacaggaggacagaaggacaggaggacaggggGACAAGAGGACAGAGGGACAGGGGGACAgagggacaggaggacagagggacagggggacaggaggacagaaggaCAGGAGGACTGGGGGACTGGGGGACAGGGGGACAGGAGGACTgggggacaggaggacagaaggacaggaggacaggaggacagggggacaggaggacagaaggacaggaggacagggcTCACAGGGGTCACAGGTTGGGGAAACTAACAAAACTCTGCACAAATCATGAAAGGGTCAAAACAAACTGGTCCTTTGGTGTCTAAAAGGCGGCGGTGGGAATAAAACTCAGAGCCACCCGCTGATTCCACCAAaatgacagacaaacaaaagaaatggacCGAAAAACCAAAGGTGAAGTGAGAGTCACTGAGCAGGAGGAAACTAAATGTATAGAAACTGGCCAAAAGAAAATAtctcaaacacactgaaacagaaaacacagagaacaaactgATGGCGTCGACTCACAACCATCTGAGCAGGAGAACTGAAACCCTCTTATAAAGTCTCCTGCCGACTGATTGCAGGCAGCTGAGGAAGAACATCTGAGGTGATCCCAATAGATCCTGATGACCTGAGACCTGGATCTGGAGAAATCTCTGATCTCCGTCCATAACACTTACATACAACTTGCAATGTATTGAGaatttttattataaaataatgCAATATAATTATTAGTTTTAAAATTATTCTTAAGCAGAGTTTACAAACAGTAGTAACACGACCTTGACGGTTACTAGGTTGGAAAAAATAATGCAGCTTCACTAAGATAACTCCTTATCTCAACTACCCACTGATCCAGTATAAGAATTTGTCTCTTGACCTTCCCCCGTCGTCACAAAGGTCAGAGTGCTGGTTCACTGAGTCCATCAAGCTGCTGGAACTGGGCACTTCTCCAGGGTGGAGACTCAGGGGTCATGGAGTGTTCTTAACCTTCTGGTGACGGGGGCTCCTAAAGCAGGACTTTACTGCCACACAGCAAAAGGCAAACAGCATCATAAAGTCTGAGCAAGTCAAAGACCTCACCATGAATAAGGGGGTTAAATTGGCTTTATTCAATAAAGTGTTGGCACCGATCTAAACTCCATGGCCCATATGTCATGAGCCTGGCAGAGGAGGGCATCACATTCCCAGCGTGGAATCAGCTGGTGGAAGGAAAAGATGAGCTTGCTGCatatctgcagcagagaggaattagaaaaaatggcaaatttaTGAACGAGGAAAGGGCAATAACTGGTCAGAAATTGACTCAGTGATTGGATGAATAAGATGAGGTGGGAAGTGTAGAGAGGTGAGATGCTGATCTGCAGAAATATCTGCCAAAATAGGTCCAATAATTACTTACCATACATTTCACAACCCCACGAGTTAACGGTCCAATTTGCATAAAAAtgccacaaaacacatgtaatCAAGAGGCCAGTCCTGCTGCCTCGAGAGTACAGTTTTCTGTTGTTCCTCCTCAGTGGTCAAGAAGAGGCCATGATGGGTCATCTGGTGGATCGCGGTCCCTTGGCTGCTATCGTGGATGCTGTCAGCTGGCAGGATTACCTGGGTGGAATCATCCAGCACCACTGCTCCAGCCAGCGGTCCAATCACGCCGTCCTGGTCGTCGGATACAACACTTCTGGTACGTGCTTGTCACCACGTTAGCAGCAGAATGGATAATAATTAAAGAAAGGAAGCAGGGTTTTGATATTTTACTTGAGATaatacttttccttttttaggtCGAAAATGTTTCGTGAACCGAAGCAATTTTAAGCTGCACTCGGCGAGAGTGGGTGAAAATATGACAGCTCCCGTCACAAGTTAGCGCTGCTTCCTAATTAAGTGctagaagaaaagaaaaatgtaacaagATATTAAGCTTTTTATTGAGCCCCAAAATTATAATCATGGTATTATTATTGCTCTTAATTATTATATTAAGTATTAACTTATCTGCAAGATTCCTGTGAAAATGTCATAATTTGGACATTGACATCCTGTGTTCAGTCCTCATATCAGCACTCATCTCTGAAAGAAATCCATCTAACATCTAACGCCACCGGAAAAGTACATCTGAAAGAACCTCGTTGACTttattacatacatacattatttaCCTTTCTGTGCTGTTGGTCCGGATGATCGATGAGCAGTTCGGTCGTTAAACACAAGACTTTTGTTTGCTCTTTTAACATTATGTCACAGGATTTCTAAATCTAGAAAGTTCTGAGTAAACTTTGTGTCCCaggtttaaaacacaaaattcagCGAGAgaagatgttgttgttttaacagGGGTTACAGTGTCAGGACGTTATATCGCAGCTACCTCGACATAGTTCACACACGTCGGTACGTTATATTTCTTAACATTAATTATTTCACACACCCTGGCTGTTTTTCGGGTATTACACAAGGATTATGTAACAGTCTAAAGTGGTTGCAGCTgcagtacatgcacacacacacacacacacacacacacacacacacacacacccgacGCTCCTTTCCCCCTGTAAATAATTAATCCTCGAGATGCACGTTGTCTGTTTTTAGGGGATATTCCATACTGGATTGTGCAGAACTCGTGGGGAACCACATGGGGGAACGAGGGTTATGTTTATATAAAAATCGGTGGCAATGTTTGTGGTAAGTATGATCTTTGCCTCTggtgatttttctgtttatatctTCCTTTAgtttggtgtctgtgtgtagctGTGCCCACTTTCCCCTCAGGGATTAATACAACATCTTTCTTTTATGCTCTTCCCAGGTATTGCAGATTCTGTGGCAGCAGTATTCCTTTGACAAgatctgtatttttgtctctcGTCTTGTGTacgtgactgtgtgtgactgtgtgtgtgtgtgtgtgtgtgtgtgtatgtgtgaaataTAAGTCATCTGTTTCCCCGACAAGTCTCACTTTAAGTGAtggtttttttaattgaaatgtcaCAATTGTACATcactaaaacaaaataaatcacttcaTGTGCTGATGAGTGTTGGATCATACATGAGaaatcacaacacacaacaacacaacatgtcaaTAACACGTATGTAGATGAACtgtacaaaaaagaagaagtatcTTATTAAATACATAAGCTagatacatactgtatgtgataTGGctcatatatttatgtatacaGCGATCACATCAATCACTGCATAAATACATAACAAAATTGATTTTACAGCATACTATACAAACATGTTATCACACAACTACCTTATTAACATTATGTACACATTATTTGGCCTCCATTTTATACTGTCACATGTGTACTTTACAAATCTTTCTATTTAAGAGGTTTAGTGTCTTTGCTCTGAACCACGTCCCGCCGACATGAAGGATGATGCTGCTGTAAGAATCCGTCATCCCGACCAGTTCTCACCGATCTATTCGCTTTCAGGTCAGTCGCAGTGAATTTGCATAATTTTATTGGAAAACATCTAAGCGAATCCTATCAAGGAGCCATCTGCTTTACTTTGTGACCAGTCAAGATTAGAGATTAGAGTCAAATAGTGTAATTTGACCGTTTGATTTATTCAGGGTCAGACACTGCGTCACAATTTTCTGTGGCAAAATCCTCAGAACTACAGACTGATGACACTAATGAGCTTGTAATTTGCTTTTCTAGTCTTTGTTAACATAATTTGAGggtattttctgtgtttttagtgTCAGAGGAGATGGAAAACGATGTTTTTCACCTTTCTTGACATTCAAATTAAGATTTTCTTACATATTCTTGTATTTACATGTCACAATCCCAATACTTCACAGAATTACCAGTATAACCATCATGCTATCTGATGCCTCTCATGTTATTTTGGTGGTCTATGTACATtgtcagtcattttaaatggtCCGTCCTTGTGCCATGTTTCACTACAACCAccttatttctgttttcatcgTACGTAGTATTTGAGCGTtttgtgcagaaatgtgaacatttttcagtgtaTAGACTTCCTCAGGTACGTCAGCCTGATGTCATACATATCTCAGAACTGAATTCTTAatgaaatatgtctttttttgcatgttttgatGGCCACCTATTCACCAGTACTTTTCAGCCGTGCAGGAGATCTATTGTGAGGTCAGTTACAGTGAAAGGCAGGAAGCCGGGACAGACGTCTCCTAGTCTGAGTCTTCGCTGCTGCAGTAGGAGCTGTCGCAGCACTCGGCCATGTAGAGGAACGTGTGAACGTTGGGATTCAGCTTGGGCACCCAGTGGCGAGGCACCAGGAACGTTGCCAGGTTGAACAAATCCACAAACACTTTGTAGCGGTCactaaagggaaaaaaaaaatacatcattaattCAATATAGAACTCATGAACCTTTGCAGTATAATTAGGCATCTGTTGCTAATATTCTCCGAAGGACAAAATCAAACTTAGACTGCTGCTAAGACTTGATATATACTGAATAAAGAACTTGTGTCATCGCTCCTTCTACAATTAACTTTAAGTGTAGTTTGTGCTCGTCAGGGAGAAGTGACCATATGACAGGTTAATTTAGATAAGCACAGGGAAGCAGCTCCCTGTGCTTATCTAAATAAGCACTGAAGTGTTTAAGATACCTGCAGTGTAAAGTGTTTAAACAGTAAGATAAAGTTTGTAGCATACGATACCTGACAGTGGATCTCAGGTAGTGGTAGCCAGATGAGCCCCCTGTGCCAGCTTTGCTGCCAATCATACGATGCACCATGCATACGTGATTGTctgaaacaaaagacagacacatCCGTGCTGGTATGAGCAATGTTTGTGGCTCTGCGTGTTTCATTTGAGCTCTTAAGACACGAGTGAGACAAAGGTGAGTAAACAATGGATTTCGGGGGAGTAGTTTGTTGGATTGATGAGCAGCCGAAGAGGATGTAAGAATATTTTTCTGCCTCTGAGGTGCAGAACTAACTTGAGCTCTGTAACTCCCGTTAGTCCGGCTCTGCCCTTGGGCCAACATTTTTGAAGCATTGGATCTTGTAGAAATGTGTCCCCCCCCCCGTATCTTTCTGTACTCGTTCACTGGTGTAGCAGCTGACCGAGATGATCCAGTACTTACATCTCCATTTTGTCATGAGGGTGTCGATATCCATGAGGGATGTGAGCAGCTGGAAAGGAACCTGGAACCTGGGTTCTTCCCTGAAAAGGTAAAAGGAGATGTTAGTGACTGAGGATATCTTGTACAggtgtgtgagaatgtgtccTGGTGAGGTTCATAGCGCGTGTAAAACAAGAGCAGCTGCCGCCTGCTGACTACAGCAACACAGTTAACATGTCTTACCCATCAGTCTCTCATTAATTATCACCATGCAGCGACTGCTTACGTGACTGTGTTAGCTCTCATAGCTTTAATGAGTGTCATGTCACCTGTGCCCTCACCACACAGGTTTTAACACCTTTTGGTAAATCTGACAACGAGTCAACCTGCTGGTGTTTTACAACTGTTGTGCTGTTGGTTTCACACGACCTGGGCGGGCACGTGGCgtagaaaatggaaattttAGGCGGAAAGGATCATTAAGTAACCATgaatcaggaagaaaacacacagagctgctcttAAGTTAGACGTTAAACCCTCAGCTGGCCCAGTGGACAACAGGAGGAggctgtgtgtttactgtgtcgCTCTCAAGAGTCGTTTGAATATGAATCCGAAGCAAATACTGCGCAGACACACTGTGTCACACTGAGTTGAGCTAGACAGAAGTGACGGCAGGTTCTAAAGGCCACATACCTGTAGAAGTAGATCATCAAGGCACCCTGCAGAGCCTTGTAGGAGAGCCGCCTCTCACCTTGAGAGCAAAATTAGAAATGTATGACTTTCAAAGTACAACTTGTAGAACTTTATTCATATAGTTTTAAGAGCCAGAGCCTAAATGTTAAAACCATGTTAGTCAAATCTAGACTAGAAACATATCTAGCGCCTTGATAAACTCccagtatgtgtgttttgagggTGAATGTGGtccttgttagcaaaatgaccAACATGTGTCCGCTGCTCTCTGGTCCTCAGAGTGTTCAGAGGAAACCGGGTTGTTAAGATGAACGTGTTAGTGTCGTCTGTTCTTATCTGACTAACATCTTCAGTATCTTTCTCTCTAATCATTTCACCTTCACTGGTTATTTCAGGGCTCCACACAcgtcagggttttttttttttttcttaagatgACTTTTCTTCTGACGTTAACTAACACGAAATGTCTTTACTAGGCGTCATTATTCTTTCTCATATTCTTCACATTGTCCATCGTGTCCTAATCATCTCCTAgtcatgtattttaaaatgtacctGCTTGTAGTGGACTGTAAGTATCATGCCTGAATAAACTTACTCTgctgaataaaatgtaaaggTTACTACTTTAATACGGAGTTATAAAAAGACAGTTGTAACGTGAAGTGTAGGAAGATAGCTgcgttttaaaaaaaggttaagGCCTCCTGCAACATGTCCTGTGGGAGATGTACGTGGGTGTTTATTAACAAATGATTAACAGATCACCTACTGCACACACAGGATCAACATGACCATTGATCAGTCGGGTTCTGCCTCACCTTTGCTCACGAGATGGTCATGACGCTTTTCATCAAACAGAGAAGTGAACAGCTCCTTCTGTTTGACCACCTCAGCCATcatttcctccttctcctcagaATCTGGCATTTtcttggaaaaataaataaataaataaataaataaataaataaaaatacaacccgtaaataaaaatacagtttttgtcAATCATCTGTGCAGTCCAGAGGGAGCGAAGAGAGTTAGCTCTGAAAGCTGGAGTCATCTCTTACCTCgattttctccatctcctgaTTCAACCCATCAAATATATTGATTTCCAGCCTTTCCCAGAAATTGAATCCATCCGCCTCCAAGCCAGGAGTTCTCTCCAGCCATTCCTGAGAAAGAACAGTGCAAGATTTTTATCACATCTATACCCTGATGACTTATCCAGGGCAagacacagcaaacagaatGCTGAATAAAACACGATAGACGATATCCAGTAGAATTAAATTATGGCTGGTTTCTCTACCTAATTATGTCTTGACTGAATAAATACCTCGACTAGTTTTAAGAGCGTCGGCTCCTGTTCAGTGGCGAGCAGCATCTCACTGTCACGACCCTTGAAGTTGTCCCTGTAGTGGCGTCTGTTGTAGGGAACCCTCTGGTTGTCCGGGACCCCGATTTTGTTCTCCAGGACCCGAAACTGAAGGCTTTGGAATCCAGAGGCTGGAGCCAGGTAttccctgcagacacacacacaacacacctaCACACTTCAAGTAAGCATACATGTACACAACACAGGCCAGAGTGCAATATCAAGGAGGAGTGCAGCTTATAAAATTTTTAGCCCTGAAGCAGAGAGGCCCAGAAGTTATTTATAAGCTTACCTGAAGTCAAAAAAGTCCAGAGCAGTCATTGTTTCCAGAACCGCAAACTGGTCGACCAGCAGTCTGAAGATCATCACAATCCTGTGGATGCGGTTGTTGACTTTGAGCATGTTGCGTTCGTCTCTGACCTGGAGGGAGAATAAAAGGACGTTTAAGGAAATTATGACTAATCACAGCACAGCCTGTAAGAACATATCCAGACACCGGAAAACAAAATCTAATCACTGAACTGATTACACTTTCAGAGTTTTAGCATCATTATTTCTTCAGCCCAATGTGTCTCTGCCGGGGGGGTGATGAACCAAGGtgatgcagaaaatgttttatttttttttcgtAACTGAACTCTAAAGTCGGTCTgattgaaaaagacaaaacagaacacTAGTCTTCTCTGTGATGATTGTGTTGCTTGTTCAtgtatttaatgatttaatataGAATAAACGGTTTGATTAATATCAAAtcttcagcactgacagctcaCATCTGATTCATATGAATTCAGTGGTAcgaacatgaaaaaaaggaacGTGATTACATAAGAATAGTTCACCCCAGGAAACAAGTAACTCACATGTCCACTGATAAAGATCTCTCGCACGGAGTCGAGCTCAAACAGAATCTGTTTGAACCACAGTTCATAGGCTGAAATCGAacacaaataacattttagTGTTATATAACAAGgcaaacagaacacacagctgacaattactcagcaaaaaataaaacatttaattagtTATTCTCTCGTAAAGTCAAACATCCATTTCTTCACTAAAATCACTTTACTTTTGATCATTTCTTGGATTCCAGGGAAGGATTTTCTTCTAAATTTAAAAGgaattgaaataaataatactaaCTTTGAATTTCAAACAAGCTGAATTAttgaaacagtttttgtttcGGTGagccaagacaaaaaaaaaaaaaaattctcttgaATGTTCCACAAAGCTGCAGTAGTTTTACCTTGATGGGTGACAATGAAGAGGTGCTCATCATGGATCTTATTACCCTTCAGTTCACTCTGCAGCACCTGGGCTGACACTATTTTGTCCAGCTGgcaggtgaaaaaaagaaaattcagcaCCTCACACAAATCTGCAAACAAATCTAAATTGTTCTAAATCTGTTATTGTCTGTCTTTGAAATATGCAGACAGATATGTGTTACAGGTGGTGTTTTCTACCTGCAGGTAGTCTCCATAGATGATTCCTCCTTTACTGGCCTTGTTAACCCCTCTCTGAGAGGcatcgtcctcctcttctgtcgTGGGAGGCTTGTTTTTGAATAACCTGCAGTGTGAAGAGAAAAGGCCTTTTTGTTACTTGGTGAATTCTCCTCGTCAGTATTCCTAATGAATTGTTAGAGGGCTGCATTTGATTCAGCTTAAGCAGAAATGTAATagaggtgtggagggaaaaaaacaacaaaaaaaacccttaagagcccttttttttttttaagtgcagtaACAATGTGAACGTACAAATGCCTCTTCTCAAAGTACGGACATCCACTCATGACTTTTCcaaatcagctgcag
Encoded here:
- the tdo2a gene encoding tryptophan 2,3-dioxygenase A, with the translated sequence MSGCPYFEKRHLLFKNKPPTTEEEDDASQRGVNKASKGGIIYGDYLQLDKIVSAQVLQSELKGNKIHDEHLFIVTHQAYELWFKQILFELDSVREIFISGHVRDERNMLKVNNRIHRIVMIFRLLVDQFAVLETMTALDFFDFREYLAPASGFQSLQFRVLENKIGVPDNQRVPYNRRHYRDNFKGRDSEMLLATEQEPTLLKLVEEWLERTPGLEADGFNFWERLEINIFDGLNQEMEKIEKMPDSEEKEEMMAEVVKQKELFTSLFDEKRHDHLVSKGERRLSYKALQGALMIYFYREEPRFQVPFQLLTSLMDIDTLMTKWRYNHVCMVHRMIGSKAGTGGSSGYHYLRSTVSDRYKVFVDLFNLATFLVPRHWVPKLNPNVHTFLYMAECCDSSYCSSEDSD
- the ctso gene encoding cathepsin O, whose product is MRGSRSHLVLVVVVQTGSTLVSLLCCHSVGSAETRTGLKGSEADFDSFREKFDRRYEATGDEFTRRQLFFQNATNRHARLNSFSTSPQSAKYGVNQFSDLSQREFRDLYLRASADRVPLFPGLKTEGLPAKFDWRDKGVVAPVQNQQACGSCWAFSVVGAVQSVRAIGGSQLTQLSVQQVLDCSFQNAGCSGGSPVRALNWLKQTRVKLVPQSEYPYKAVTGICHFFPPSHGVVALKNFTAHDFSGQEEAMMGHLVDRGPLAAIVDAVSWQDYLGGIIQHHCSSQRSNHAVLVVGYNTSGDIPYWIVQNSWGTTWGNEGYVYIKIGGNVCGIADSVAAVFL